Proteins from a genomic interval of Ferrovibrio terrae:
- the putA gene encoding trifunctional transcriptional regulator/proline dehydrogenase/L-glutamate gamma-semialdehyde dehydrogenase codes for MAVTTIGVKIDEDLKARLKRAADGIGRSPHWLIKQGIFSVLDRVERGEALNELLAPAVDITDTPVAAETALPPFLEFAQTVQPQSVLRARITAAYRRPETECLPLLIADATLPKPVTTAARDLARKLVEALREKSQSGGVEGLIHEYSLSSQEGVALMCLAEALLRIPDRATRDALIRDKIGHGDWEAHLGHSPSLFVNAATWGLLITGRLTGTSSGRSLSTALTKLIAKGGEPLIRKGVDIAMRMMGEQFVTGQTIAEALANSRPWEAQGFRYSYDMLGEAAATAADARRYFADYEQAIHAIGKAAAKRGIYDGPGISVKLSALHPRYNRANLERVKAELLPRLKALTLLARRYDIGLNIDAEEADRLDISLDLLESLCFDSELVGWNGIGFVVQAYQKRAPFVIEWLIDLARRSGHRVMVRLVKGAYWDSEIKRAQVDGLEGFPVYTRKIHTDVSYLACARKLLAAPDAVFPQFATHNAQTLATIHAMAGANYYPGQYEFQCLHGMGEPLYEEVVGREKLNRPCRIYAPVGTHETLLAYLVRRLLENGANTSFVNQIADKEISLDRLIADPIEAAKAIQPLGASHSKIAQPQDILGARRNSAGLDLSNEQQLASLSAALLSSADRSWRAVPLLADGPADSGEGVALRNPANRADIVGQVIEATPAQAVRAVDHATAAAPIWQSTPPAERAQCLLRAADLLESRMPLLLGLIVREAGKSLPNAIGEVREAVDFLRYYAAQVAETFSADTHRPLGPVVCISPWNFPLAIFTGQVAAALAAGNVALAKPAEETPLIAAQAVQILHEAGVPMGAVQLLPGDSRIGAALVGDARIRGVMFTGSTEVARLIQKQLANRLLPDGHPVPLIAETGGLNAMIVDSSALPEQVVADVLASAFDSAGQRCSALRVLCLQEDVADRMLTMLKGGLAELSMGSPDRLSVDVGPVITPAAQQNILTHIEAMRAMKCRIEQLPLPASARHGTFVPPTIIELARLSDLKAEVFGPVLHVVRYQRQDLDKLVDAINASGYGLTFGLHSRIDETIAHVAQRIEAGNLYINRNIIGAVVGVQPFGGHGLSGTGPKAGGPLYLRRLLSALPAVDLKGSSNKVAEAYVAWLESRGFTGEAERCRSYTARSPLGFSRELPGPVGERNAYALLPRGTLRCMARSVSGLLLQVGAAFATGNPVVLPTGAAHADVFDTLPADLRALIGHEAPGKRISAVLYEGDGDALAGIATALAESQPQVVPVYAVMSPAEDYPLEWLVIERSVSTNTAAAGGNASLMSIG; via the coding sequence ATGGCCGTTACCACCATCGGCGTGAAGATCGACGAAGACCTGAAGGCGCGGCTGAAACGCGCCGCCGATGGCATCGGCCGCTCGCCGCACTGGCTGATCAAGCAGGGCATCTTCTCGGTACTCGACCGCGTCGAGCGGGGCGAGGCACTGAACGAATTGCTGGCCCCGGCCGTCGATATCACGGATACGCCGGTGGCGGCCGAGACTGCGCTGCCGCCATTCCTCGAGTTTGCCCAGACGGTGCAGCCGCAGAGCGTGCTGCGCGCCAGGATCACTGCCGCCTATCGCCGGCCCGAAACCGAATGCCTGCCGCTGCTGATCGCCGATGCCACGCTGCCCAAGCCGGTCACGACTGCGGCCCGTGATCTCGCGCGGAAACTCGTGGAAGCATTGCGTGAGAAAAGCCAGTCCGGCGGCGTCGAGGGCCTGATCCACGAATATTCGCTGTCCAGCCAGGAAGGCGTGGCGCTGATGTGCCTGGCCGAGGCGCTGCTGCGTATCCCGGATCGCGCCACGCGCGATGCGCTGATCCGCGACAAGATCGGCCATGGCGACTGGGAGGCGCATCTCGGCCACAGCCCGTCGCTATTTGTGAATGCCGCCACCTGGGGACTTCTCATCACCGGACGGCTGACTGGCACCAGCAGCGGCAGGTCGCTGTCGACCGCGCTGACCAAACTGATTGCCAAAGGCGGTGAGCCGCTGATCCGCAAGGGCGTCGATATCGCCATGCGGATGATGGGCGAACAGTTCGTCACCGGCCAGACCATTGCCGAGGCGCTGGCCAACAGCCGGCCATGGGAAGCGCAGGGCTTCCGCTATTCCTACGACATGCTCGGCGAGGCGGCGGCGACCGCGGCCGATGCGCGGCGTTACTTTGCCGATTACGAACAGGCGATCCACGCCATCGGCAAGGCGGCGGCGAAGCGCGGCATCTATGATGGGCCGGGAATTTCCGTGAAGCTGTCGGCGCTGCATCCGCGTTACAACCGCGCCAATCTCGAACGTGTGAAGGCCGAACTGCTGCCGCGGTTGAAGGCACTCACCCTGCTGGCGCGGCGCTACGATATCGGGCTGAACATCGACGCCGAGGAAGCCGACCGCCTCGACATCTCGCTCGACCTGCTGGAAAGCCTCTGTTTCGACAGCGAACTCGTGGGATGGAACGGCATCGGCTTCGTGGTGCAGGCCTATCAGAAGCGTGCGCCTTTCGTGATCGAATGGCTGATCGACCTGGCGCGGCGCAGCGGGCATCGCGTGATGGTGCGGCTGGTGAAGGGCGCTTACTGGGACAGCGAGATCAAGCGCGCACAGGTCGATGGCCTCGAAGGCTTCCCGGTCTATACGCGCAAGATCCACACCGACGTGTCGTATCTCGCCTGCGCTCGCAAACTGCTGGCCGCACCCGATGCGGTCTTTCCGCAATTCGCCACGCATAACGCGCAGACGCTGGCCACCATCCATGCCATGGCCGGCGCGAACTATTATCCCGGCCAGTATGAATTCCAGTGCCTGCATGGCATGGGCGAGCCGCTGTATGAAGAGGTGGTCGGCCGCGAGAAACTCAATCGACCGTGTCGCATCTATGCCCCGGTCGGCACGCATGAAACCCTGCTGGCCTATCTGGTGCGCCGCCTGCTGGAAAACGGCGCCAATACCTCCTTCGTCAACCAGATTGCCGACAAGGAGATTTCGCTCGACCGCCTGATCGCCGATCCCATCGAGGCCGCCAAGGCAATCCAGCCGCTTGGTGCGTCGCATTCCAAGATCGCCCAGCCGCAGGACATCCTCGGCGCGCGCCGCAACTCGGCCGGACTTGATCTGTCCAACGAGCAGCAGTTGGCCTCGTTGTCAGCCGCCCTGCTGTCCAGCGCCGACCGCTCGTGGCGCGCCGTGCCGCTGCTGGCCGACGGCCCGGCCGACAGCGGCGAGGGCGTGGCGTTGCGCAATCCAGCCAACCGCGCCGACATCGTCGGACAGGTGATCGAGGCGACACCGGCACAGGCTGTGCGCGCCGTCGATCACGCCACGGCCGCTGCGCCGATCTGGCAGTCGACACCACCGGCCGAACGCGCGCAGTGCCTGCTGCGTGCCGCCGACCTGCTGGAAAGCCGCATGCCGCTGCTGCTCGGCCTGATCGTGCGCGAGGCTGGTAAATCGCTGCCCAATGCCATCGGCGAGGTGCGCGAGGCGGTCGATTTCCTGCGTTACTATGCGGCTCAGGTTGCGGAAACTTTCTCCGCCGATACGCATCGCCCGCTCGGGCCGGTGGTCTGTATCAGTCCGTGGAATTTCCCGCTGGCGATTTTCACTGGTCAGGTCGCGGCGGCTCTCGCGGCCGGAAATGTCGCGCTGGCCAAGCCGGCGGAAGAAACCCCGTTGATCGCCGCGCAGGCCGTGCAGATCCTGCACGAGGCCGGCGTGCCGATGGGTGCCGTGCAGTTGCTGCCCGGCGATAGCCGCATCGGCGCTGCGCTGGTGGGAGACGCGCGCATTCGCGGCGTGATGTTCACCGGCTCAACCGAGGTGGCGCGCCTGATCCAGAAACAGCTCGCCAATCGTTTGCTGCCCGATGGCCATCCGGTGCCGCTGATCGCGGAGACCGGCGGGCTGAATGCGATGATCGTCGATTCATCCGCACTGCCCGAACAGGTCGTCGCAGATGTGCTGGCCTCGGCGTTTGACTCGGCTGGGCAGCGCTGCTCGGCCTTGCGCGTGCTCTGTCTCCAGGAAGATGTCGCCGACCGCATGCTCACCATGCTCAAGGGCGGACTGGCCGAACTCTCAATGGGCTCACCGGATCGCCTGTCGGTTGATGTCGGGCCTGTCATCACGCCGGCGGCACAGCAGAACATTCTCACGCATATCGAGGCGATGCGCGCCATGAAATGCCGCATCGAACAGCTGCCGCTGCCCGCCTCGGCGCGGCATGGTACGTTCGTGCCGCCGACCATCATCGAACTGGCCAGGCTGTCCGACCTTAAGGCGGAAGTCTTCGGTCCGGTCCTGCATGTGGTGCGTTACCAGCGGCAGGACCTCGACAAGCTGGTTGATGCGATCAATGCTTCCGGTTATGGGCTCACCTTCGGCCTGCACAGCCGCATCGACGAGACCATCGCCCATGTCGCGCAGCGTATCGAGGCCGGCAATCTCTACATTAATCGCAACATCATCGGTGCGGTGGTGGGCGTGCAGCCCTTCGGCGGCCATGGCCTGTCCGGCACCGGGCCCAAGGCCGGCGGGCCGCTCTATCTGCGTCGCCTGCTCTCGGCTTTACCCGCGGTGGACCTGAAGGGCAGCAGCAATAAAGTGGCGGAGGCATACGTGGCCTGGCTGGAGAGCCGGGGCTTTACCGGCGAGGCCGAGCGCTGCCGCAGCTATACCGCACGAAGCCCGCTCGGTTTCAGCCGCGAGCTGCCGGGTCCCGTGGGTGAGCGCAATGCCTATGCCCTGTTGCCGCGCGGCACACTGCGCTGCATGGCGCGGAGTGTCTCCGGTCTGCTGCTGCAGGTCGGTGCAGCCTTCGCCACCGGCAATCCTGTGGTTCTGCCGACCGGTGCGGCCCATGCCGATGTGTTCGATACACTGCCGGCCGATCTGCGTGCGCTGATCGGCCACGAGGCGCCCGGCAAGCGTATCTCTGCCGTGCTGTATGAGGGTGATGGCGATGCGCTGGCGGGTATTGCCACCGCGCTGGCTGAGAGCCAGCCGCAGGTGGTGCCGGTCTACGCCGTGATGTCCCCGGCAGAAGACTATCCGCTCGAATGGCTGGTGATCGAGCGGTCGGTCAGCACCAATACCGCTGCCGCTGGCGGCAATGCCAGCCTGATGAGCATAGGTTAG
- a CDS encoding CoA transferase subunit A — protein MTRDLGQVPVHGLDQLAAQIPNGAKIAVPPDYSGVAMALTRAMIRCGLRDLHVVCVPVSGLQVEMLAGAGCLGAVETSAITLGEYGTAYRFQAALKAGAFRMMDATCPAVHAAIQAGGKGIPFMPLRGLLGTDLLKNRPDWTVIDNPFSKDEDPVVLLPAIRPDFAIFHAPFADRNGNIFIGRRRELVAMAHAATQSLVTVEEIRDVDLLASEESAAGTLTAAYIGGIAEAPRGAWPIKLWDIYEYDEDHLKLYGEMARTAEGFAGYCDRFVQDQKAAE, from the coding sequence ATGACCAGAGACCTCGGACAAGTGCCGGTACACGGCCTGGACCAGCTTGCGGCGCAGATTCCCAATGGCGCCAAGATCGCCGTGCCGCCGGATTACTCCGGCGTCGCCATGGCGCTGACCCGCGCGATGATCCGCTGCGGTTTGCGCGACCTGCACGTGGTCTGCGTGCCGGTCTCCGGTCTGCAGGTCGAGATGCTGGCCGGTGCGGGCTGCCTCGGCGCGGTGGAAACTTCGGCGATCACGCTGGGCGAATACGGCACGGCCTATCGTTTCCAGGCTGCACTCAAGGCTGGCGCGTTCCGTATGATGGACGCCACCTGTCCGGCAGTGCATGCCGCGATCCAGGCCGGCGGCAAGGGCATTCCCTTCATGCCGCTGCGTGGTCTGCTCGGCACCGACCTGCTGAAGAACCGCCCCGACTGGACGGTGATCGACAATCCCTTCTCGAAAGATGAAGACCCGGTCGTGCTGCTGCCGGCGATACGCCCCGATTTTGCGATCTTCCATGCGCCGTTTGCCGACCGCAACGGCAATATCTTCATCGGTCGCCGCCGCGAACTGGTGGCGATGGCGCATGCCGCGACGCAGTCGCTGGTGACGGTCGAGGAAATTCGCGACGTCGATCTTCTGGCCAGCGAGGAATCTGCGGCCGGCACGCTGACCGCGGCCTATATAGGCGGCATTGCCGAAGCGCCGCGCGGGGCCTGGCCGATCAAGCTGTGGGATATCTACGAGTATGACGAAGACCATCTGAAGCTCTATGGCGAGATGGCGCGCACCGCCGAAGGTTTCGCCGGCTACTGCGACCGTTTCGTGCAGGACCAGAAAGCCGCCGAATGA
- a CDS encoding CoA-transferase, with protein MTSFSRQELLITTIARLLQGCRLVATGASSPIPGAGALLARAQSNGRMRVNVLGSVRNDFLCDGGVELFDLAGQGRLDAFFLGGGQIDGEANINLVGAGGEYPQTAVRWPGSFGSGYLYYLVPRVILFREEHTRRVLVQTVDFISSAGPKNDGTYRPGGPIGLLTNLCWFAFDRDKRRFRLDSVHPGHTVEEVRDNTGFEFDCADEVPSTAVPDAATLTLLRTRIAAEIAETYPRFVAQVFPDLAAAGE; from the coding sequence ATGACCAGCTTCAGCCGCCAGGAACTGCTGATCACCACGATTGCCCGCCTGCTGCAGGGCTGCCGTCTGGTCGCCACCGGCGCCTCCTCGCCGATTCCCGGCGCTGGCGCGCTGCTGGCCCGCGCGCAATCGAACGGCCGCATGCGCGTCAATGTGCTCGGCAGCGTGCGCAACGATTTCCTCTGCGATGGCGGTGTCGAGTTGTTCGATCTCGCCGGGCAGGGACGCCTCGACGCCTTTTTCCTCGGTGGCGGCCAGATCGACGGCGAGGCCAATATCAATCTGGTCGGTGCCGGTGGTGAATATCCGCAGACTGCCGTACGCTGGCCCGGCTCGTTCGGTTCAGGCTACCTCTATTATCTGGTGCCGCGCGTGATCCTGTTCCGCGAGGAACATACGCGCCGCGTACTGGTGCAGACGGTGGATTTCATTTCCTCGGCCGGGCCGAAGAATGACGGCACCTATCGTCCCGGCGGGCCGATCGGACTGCTCACCAATCTCTGCTGGTTTGCCTTCGACCGCGACAAGCGCCGCTTCCGGCTCGACAGCGTGCATCCCGGCCATACCGTGGAAGAAGTGCGCGACAATACCGGCTTCGAGTTTGACTGTGCGGATGAGGTCCCGAGCACGGCAGTTCCCGATGCGGCCACGCTCACACTGCTCCGTACGCGCATTGCGGCGGAGATCGCGGAAACCTATCCGCGTTTCGTCGCGCAGGTCTTTCCTGATCTGGCTGCTGCCGGCGAATAG
- a CDS encoding ABC transporter ATP-binding protein, whose product MAEKGDIELAAVLKRYGGAVAVDSISLKIPAGTYCCLLGPSGCGKSSTLRMIAGHEDVSDGDILLGNTVVNDLPPARRGTAMMFQNYALFPHLDCVDNVAFSLKMKGVAKPERRSRAMEMLRLVDMQDYAARLPAQLSGGQQQRIALARALITGPSVLLLDEPLSALDPFLRAKMREELKRLQKELGISFIHVTHSQEEAMALADLVVVMNKGRIEQADSARAVFNHPRTAFVARFIGGHNIVSEGARKISVRADRAVLAPAAAGETGFSGTVRAVEYLGSVVHVGISPAGATDYAVDQNEFLVAVGENRFFAAPVALGDTVAVSWKLGDIHVLEG is encoded by the coding sequence ATGGCGGAGAAGGGCGATATCGAACTTGCGGCCGTGCTCAAACGCTATGGCGGCGCGGTTGCGGTCGACTCGATCAGCCTGAAAATCCCTGCCGGCACCTATTGCTGCCTGCTCGGTCCCAGCGGCTGCGGCAAGAGCAGCACGCTACGCATGATTGCCGGCCACGAGGATGTCAGCGACGGCGACATCCTGCTGGGCAATACCGTGGTCAACGACCTGCCGCCGGCCAGGCGCGGCACGGCGATGATGTTCCAGAATTATGCATTGTTCCCGCATCTTGATTGTGTCGACAATGTTGCCTTCAGCCTGAAAATGAAGGGCGTGGCAAAGCCGGAGCGTCGCAGCCGTGCGATGGAAATGCTCCGGCTGGTTGACATGCAGGACTATGCGGCCCGCCTGCCGGCGCAACTGTCCGGTGGCCAGCAGCAGCGCATCGCGCTGGCGCGCGCGCTGATCACCGGTCCCAGCGTGCTGCTGCTCGACGAACCGCTGTCGGCGCTCGATCCCTTCCTGCGCGCGAAAATGCGCGAGGAGCTCAAGCGCCTGCAGAAGGAGCTTGGCATCAGCTTCATCCATGTCACGCACAGCCAGGAAGAGGCCATGGCGCTGGCCGATCTGGTGGTGGTGATGAACAAGGGACGCATCGAGCAGGCGGATTCGGCCCGTGCGGTCTTCAACCACCCGCGCACGGCCTTTGTCGCCCGCTTCATCGGCGGCCACAACATCGTCAGCGAGGGTGCGCGGAAGATTTCGGTGCGTGCCGACCGTGCAGTGCTGGCGCCGGCAGCGGCCGGCGAGACCGGTTTCAGCGGCACTGTCCGCGCCGTGGAATATCTCGGCAGCGTCGTGCATGTCGGCATCAGCCCGGCCGGCGCCACCGATTACGCCGTCGATCAGAATGAATTCCTCGTCGCTGTCGGCGAGAACAGGTTCTTTGCCGCACCGGTCGCGCTCGGCGACACGGTCGCGGTGTCTTGGAAACTCGGGGACATCCACGTCCTTGAGGGGTAA
- a CDS encoding ABC transporter substrate-binding protein codes for MGKDKMAGKTRGVNRRTVLKGAAAGFGLAAGSGAITGFPTIWAQNIKNVTLRQFGTGVSNLNAIAEKCKADTGITLQMTALDSDAVAQRAVTQPKSFDIADIEYWICKKVFPAGVMQPMDTKKIKNVDKIVPLFLSGKLKPDSVIAQGTAPHSVGFVEGKDSTKFAKSQTQWMTMIPTIYNADTLGIRPDLVGRPIANWKDIMDPKFKGKASILNIPSIGIMDAAMICESMGEIKYGDKGNMTKAEIDKTIAIMTAAKKSGQFRAFWKTFDESVNLMASGEVIIQSMWSPAVTAVKSKGIPCVYQPLAEGYRAWGGGLGIAKHLSGLELDAAYEYINWYLSGWVGAYLNRQGYYSAVLDTAKQHMSAEEWGFWMEGKPAAADIMSPDGKLLEKAGAVRDGGSFENRMGKVACWNAVMDEDRYMVQKWNEFIAA; via the coding sequence ATGGGTAAGGACAAGATGGCGGGCAAGACGCGCGGCGTGAATCGTCGCACCGTGCTGAAGGGTGCCGCGGCAGGTTTCGGTCTTGCCGCCGGCAGTGGCGCGATCACCGGTTTCCCTACGATCTGGGCGCAGAACATCAAGAATGTCACTTTGCGCCAGTTCGGCACCGGCGTGTCAAACCTCAATGCCATTGCCGAGAAGTGCAAGGCCGACACCGGTATCACCCTGCAGATGACCGCGCTGGACTCGGATGCGGTGGCGCAGCGCGCGGTCACGCAGCCGAAATCCTTCGATATCGCCGATATCGAATACTGGATCTGCAAGAAGGTGTTCCCGGCCGGCGTGATGCAGCCGATGGACACCAAGAAGATCAAGAATGTCGACAAGATCGTGCCGCTGTTCCTGAGCGGCAAGCTCAAACCCGACAGCGTGATCGCGCAAGGAACAGCGCCGCACAGCGTCGGCTTCGTCGAGGGCAAGGATTCCACCAAGTTCGCCAAGTCGCAGACCCAGTGGATGACCATGATCCCGACCATCTACAACGCCGATACGCTCGGCATCCGTCCGGATCTGGTTGGCCGGCCGATCGCCAACTGGAAGGACATCATGGACCCCAAGTTCAAGGGCAAGGCATCCATCCTGAACATTCCGTCGATTGGCATCATGGACGCGGCGATGATCTGCGAGTCGATGGGCGAGATCAAATACGGCGACAAGGGCAACATGACCAAGGCCGAGATCGACAAGACGATCGCGATCATGACGGCCGCCAAGAAGAGCGGCCAGTTCCGCGCCTTCTGGAAGACCTTCGACGAGTCCGTCAACCTGATGGCCTCGGGCGAGGTGATCATCCAGTCGATGTGGTCGCCTGCTGTCACCGCCGTGAAGTCGAAAGGCATCCCCTGCGTCTACCAGCCGCTGGCCGAAGGCTACCGCGCCTGGGGTGGTGGCCTTGGCATCGCCAAGCATCTGAGCGGCCTCGAACTCGATGCGGCGTATGAATACATCAACTGGTATCTCTCGGGCTGGGTCGGCGCTTATCTCAATCGTCAGGGCTATTATTCGGCCGTGCTGGACACCGCCAAGCAGCATATGAGCGCCGAGGAATGGGGCTTCTGGATGGAAGGCAAACCGGCCGCCGCCGACATCATGAGCCCGGATGGCAAGCTGCTGGAAAAGGCCGGCGCCGTGCGCGACGGCGGTTCCTTCGAGAACCGCATGGGCAAGGTGGCCTGCTGGAATGCCGTGATGGACGAGGACCGCTACATGGTCCAGAAGTGGAACGAGTTCATCGCCGCGTAA
- a CDS encoding ABC transporter permease, translating to MEPGRAGSLRGHLPMQAKSYIPYLQVAPLAFVFGAFLVIPILTIVVVSFWDYDFARIIPDFVLTNYRELLGSPVTLRTYLNTLRYAAIVWVATLAIGFTVAYFLAFHVRSDTWQTACFLICTVPFLTSNIIRMISWIPFLGRNGLLNSALVGAGIVDHPLEFLLFSDFAVVLAFVHLYTLFMIVPIFNSMMRIDRSLIEAAYDGGANGLQVLTNVIIPLCKPGIAIGSIFVVTLVMGDFVTVRFMSGGQSASVGLMMANAISLLQYPAAAANAVILLIVVLLMVGAMMRIVDIRKEL from the coding sequence ATGGAGCCTGGCCGCGCAGGTTCGCTGCGCGGCCACCTTCCGATGCAGGCCAAGAGCTACATACCCTATCTGCAGGTCGCGCCGCTGGCCTTCGTCTTTGGCGCCTTCCTGGTGATTCCGATCCTGACCATCGTGGTGGTCAGTTTCTGGGACTATGACTTTGCCCGCATCATCCCTGATTTCGTGCTGACCAATTATCGGGAACTGCTCGGCAGCCCGGTCACGCTGCGCACCTATCTGAATACATTACGCTACGCCGCCATCGTTTGGGTGGCGACCCTGGCAATCGGCTTCACGGTCGCATACTTCCTGGCCTTCCATGTACGCAGTGATACTTGGCAGACCGCCTGCTTCCTGATCTGCACCGTGCCGTTCCTGACCTCCAACATCATCCGGATGATTTCCTGGATTCCTTTCCTCGGGCGCAACGGCCTGCTCAATTCCGCCCTGGTCGGCGCAGGCATCGTCGACCACCCGCTGGAATTCCTGCTGTTCTCCGATTTCGCCGTGGTGCTGGCCTTCGTGCATCTCTACACGCTGTTCATGATCGTACCGATCTTCAACTCGATGATGCGCATCGACCGCTCGCTGATCGAGGCCGCCTATGACGGCGGTGCTAACGGACTGCAGGTGCTGACCAATGTCATCATCCCGCTGTGCAAGCCGGGCATCGCCATCGGGTCGATCTTCGTCGTAACCCTGGTAATGGGCGATTTCGTCACCGTGCGCTTCATGAGTGGCGGGCAGAGCGCCTCCGTCGGCCTGATGATGGCCAATGCCATTTCGCTGCTGCAGTATCCGGCGGCGGCGGCCAATGCGGTGATCCTGCTGATCGTCGTGCTGCTGATGGTGGGCGCGATGATGCGGATCGTCGAT